AGATAAGACACACAATAGAAGATATACTTGAAGTGCCCATTTCAAGCATAAGGTCACCAATTGCAGAGCTTCCATTTATAAATGAGCTACTTACTGGAAAAATTGTGGTTAGAAAAAACCTTGAAGAGTTTATGGGAAAGGTAATCTCTAAAGCTTGCTGTGATGCCATCCAGGTTCTAATAGGAGCAAAGAACTTTATAGGGGTTCCCTTATTAATTAAAGAGAATATAGCCTATTTTGTTTTAATCTGCTCATCTAAAGAGGAGATAACGAAACAAGACGAGGCTTTTCTTTCTATTTTTGTCCATTATGCAGGTCTTGCCCTAGAAAATGCAAAATTCTATGAGGAAAAGAAAAGATTTGCAGAAGAACTTGAAAAAACATTAGAGCAAAAAACAAAAGAGCTTGAGGGTATGCATAAAAAGCTTGCCCATCAAGAGAAAATGGTAGCCCTGGGAACAATGGCATCAAGAATTGGCCATGAGCTAAAAAATCCTTTGGCTATTATAAAGAGCAATGTCTATTTTTTAAAGAAAAGGCTTCCTGAGGAGTTTATAAAATACTTGGAGATGATTGGAAGGGCAGAGGAAAGGGCAAATATTGTGGTGGAGGAAACAATGGGGTTTGTAAAGGGGGTTTTCTTAAGAAGTAATTTGGTAAATATCAACCGTATTATTGAAGAGGCATTAAGAAGCCTTTCTAATGAATTAACAAAGGTTGATGTTCTTAAGGAGCTATCAGCTGATATTCCATCTATTCCATTAGATTCTCATTGGATACATAATCTCTTTGCCAATATTATAGTAAATGCAGTTCAAGCTATGGAAGGAGAGGGTGTTTTCCACCCAAATTTAGAAAAGATTGGAAGGATAAAAATAAAATCACAGGTTTTAGATAATAATATTGAGGTTTCTATATCCGATAGCGGACCTGGTGTTCCCCAAGAAATAAGAAATAAGATATTTGAGCCATTCTTTGGAACAAAGATAAGGGGAACAGGCTTAGGTCTTGCTATATCCAAAGAGATTGTAGAGAAACATAATGGCACAATTTCGGTTTCCGAGAGCGAAGATAAAGGAGCTTGTTTTACTGTTAGAATTCCTATAGAAGCGTGAAAGTGTCTTGTCATCTCCTTATTTCAGGCTCTGTCCAGGGTGTATTCTTTCGGGCAAATACAAGGGATAT
The sequence above is drawn from the bacterium genome and encodes:
- a CDS encoding ATP-binding protein, translated to MTKQKFSIQAKILFLMLALIILSTSILIWFLIKEERDFLLARGIAPLEIEIFVTRIREKLIFVFSLFVLFSLFVLFVFIKKILSSLLNLSQATRTIVSGDLDYPVSVETKDEIGEIAKDFKVLEKSLKATIRDLRKRNKEMEVLLKASTNMASKLSSQEILKLVMEYIISLLDYDYVFISRLSEDKKEALDHIFSGEKEIRHTIEDILEVPISSIRSPIAELPFINELLTGKIVVRKNLEEFMGKVISKACCDAIQVLIGAKNFIGVPLLIKENIAYFVLICSSKEEITKQDEAFLSIFVHYAGLALENAKFYEEKKRFAEELEKTLEQKTKELEGMHKKLAHQEKMVALGTMASRIGHELKNPLAIIKSNVYFLKKRLPEEFIKYLEMIGRAEERANIVVEETMGFVKGVFLRSNLVNINRIIEEALRSLSNELTKVDVLKELSADIPSIPLDSHWIHNLFANIIVNAVQAMEGEGVFHPNLEKIGRIKIKSQVLDNNIEVSISDSGPGVPQEIRNKIFEPFFGTKIRGTGLGLAISKEIVEKHNGTISVSESEDKGACFTVRIPIEA